Proteins encoded by one window of Polaribacter haliotis:
- a CDS encoding DinB family protein — translation MKKQFHILRKSRALTLKTIEGLTLEQLNKIPEGFKNNIAWNIAHLVVTQQLLHYKLSGLNCLCPDELIETHRKGTFPTKDFTQEEFDEVLDLFAGLPDTLEEDYEAGIFKEYREYPTSTGVDLDSMDMAIPFNNFHEGLHVGIIFSIKKFI, via the coding sequence ATGAAGAAACAATTCCATATTTTAAGAAAATCGAGAGCTTTAACTTTAAAAACAATTGAAGGCTTAACGTTAGAGCAATTAAATAAAATACCTGAAGGTTTTAAAAATAACATTGCTTGGAATATTGCACATTTAGTAGTTACACAACAATTATTACATTACAAATTATCTGGCTTAAACTGTTTATGTCCAGATGAATTAATTGAAACACATAGAAAAGGAACTTTTCCAACAAAAGATTTTACACAAGAAGAATTTGATGAGGTTTTAGACCTTTTTGCAGGTTTACCAGATACGTTAGAAGAAGATTATGAAGCTGGAATTTTTAAGGAATATCGAGAATATCCTACAAGTACAGGTGTAGATTTAGATTCTATGGACATGGCTATTCCTTTTAATAATTTTCATGAAGGTTTACATGTTGGAATTATTTTTTCAATTAAAAAGTTTATATAA
- a CDS encoding cation:proton antiporter: MDYFLIATVLIVLSAVFGYINTKFLKLPTTIGLMLITIVFTLAVFVLSYFDDTLLIKERELITSIDFKTVLLDVMLSFLLFAGALHTNFQQLKIQRKPVLIFATLGTLISTFLAGFFVFYVLKMIHLDVDFIYCLLFGALISPTDPIAVLGIMKKVGAPKNLETKIVGESLFNDGVGVVIFLTIYQIAKGGTEISAGHIAELFFVEVAGGIILGLLIGWITYRLLKSIDEYDTEVIITLAAVMGGTLIAQKLHVSAPLAMVTAGLIVGTDTVRKSSMSVITEQYVDKFWELLDVLLNTILFVMIGMEILVLTFDATYILAGFIIIPVLLLARYISLLLPIKIYAKKLDFVPKTNLIMTWGGLRGGISIALALSLTSDMERDLFLVITYIVVVFSILIQGLTVGKLIKKYAKETEIIEVTSH, encoded by the coding sequence ATGGATTATTTTCTAATTGCCACTGTTTTAATAGTGCTTTCTGCAGTTTTCGGTTATATAAATACCAAATTTTTAAAGCTACCAACCACAATTGGTTTAATGCTGATAACCATTGTTTTTACACTGGCTGTTTTTGTGTTAAGCTATTTTGATGATACTTTATTAATCAAAGAAAGAGAATTGATTACAAGTATCGATTTTAAAACAGTTTTATTAGATGTAATGTTGAGTTTTCTATTGTTTGCAGGTGCTTTACATACTAATTTTCAGCAATTAAAAATTCAAAGAAAACCAGTTTTAATTTTCGCGACTCTTGGAACTTTAATTTCTACTTTTTTAGCAGGATTTTTCGTTTTTTATGTATTAAAAATGATTCATTTAGATGTCGACTTTATCTATTGCCTATTATTTGGGGCATTAATTTCGCCAACAGATCCAATAGCCGTTTTAGGAATTATGAAAAAAGTAGGCGCTCCCAAAAATTTGGAAACCAAAATTGTTGGAGAATCGCTTTTTAATGATGGAGTTGGAGTTGTTATTTTTTTAACAATCTATCAAATTGCAAAAGGAGGAACAGAAATTTCTGCAGGTCATATAGCAGAATTATTTTTTGTTGAAGTTGCAGGAGGAATTATTTTAGGGTTGTTAATTGGTTGGATAACTTATAGATTATTAAAAAGTATAGACGAATATGATACTGAAGTAATTATAACATTAGCTGCAGTTATGGGTGGAACTTTAATTGCACAAAAATTACATGTTTCTGCACCTTTAGCAATGGTAACAGCTGGTTTAATTGTAGGTACAGATACTGTAAGGAAATCTTCTATGAGCGTTATTACAGAACAATATGTAGATAAGTTTTGGGAGTTGTTAGACGTACTTTTAAACACCATTCTTTTTGTAATGATTGGAATGGAAATTTTAGTTTTAACTTTTGATGCAACCTACATTTTAGCAGGTTTTATTATAATTCCTGTGTTGCTTTTAGCAAGATATATTTCTTTGTTATTGCCGATAAAAATCTACGCAAAGAAATTAGATTTTGTTCCAAAAACGAATTTAATTATGACTTGGGGAGGTTTACGTGGTGGAATTTCAATTGCATTAGCGTTAAGTCTTACAAGTGATATGGAACGAGATTTGTTTTTAGTAATTACTTATATTGTTGTTGTGTTTTCAATTTTAATACAAGGATTAACAGTAGGTAAATTAATAAAGAAGTACGCAAAAGAAACAGAGATAATAGAAGTAACTTCACATTAA
- a CDS encoding cystathionine gamma-synthase, with amino-acid sequence MKFNTKTIHGGQKPEEKTGAVVPPIFQTSTFSQFSAGENQEYSYSRGSNPTRTALEKSLASLENGTHGFAFSSGLAAIDCVLRTLKPGDEIIAGNDLYGGTYRLFTKLFEKYGLEFTYVNMDSDKDILNAISENTKLVWLETPTNPTLKIVDIEAICVAVKNVNTDILIGVDNTFATPYLQQPLNLGADIVMHSATKYLGGHSDLIMGALVVKDAKLAEEIHFIQFAAGAIAGPMDSFLALRGIKTLHIRMQRHCENAIEVAQFLKNHPKVGAVYFPGLNDHPNHEIAKKQMKNFGGVVSFTLKDESKDATFKFLENIKLFTLAESLGGVESMVNHSATMSHASVTKEARLKMGITDSLMRLSVGIEDIEDLLADLEKALKLK; translated from the coding sequence ATGAAGTTTAATACCAAAACAATTCACGGAGGTCAAAAACCAGAAGAAAAAACTGGGGCTGTTGTGCCACCTATATTTCAAACTTCTACGTTTTCACAATTTAGTGCTGGAGAAAATCAAGAATATAGTTATTCCAGAGGTTCAAACCCTACAAGAACTGCGTTGGAAAAAAGTTTGGCTTCTTTAGAAAACGGAACACATGGTTTTGCTTTTTCCTCTGGTTTAGCTGCAATAGATTGTGTTTTAAGAACATTAAAACCCGGTGACGAAATTATAGCAGGAAACGATTTGTATGGAGGAACTTACAGGTTATTTACAAAATTATTCGAAAAATACGGATTGGAATTTACATACGTAAATATGGATTCTGATAAGGATATTTTAAATGCAATTTCTGAAAATACAAAATTAGTTTGGTTAGAAACACCAACAAACCCCACATTAAAAATAGTAGATATTGAAGCAATTTGTGTTGCAGTAAAAAATGTGAATACAGATATTTTAATTGGAGTAGATAATACATTTGCAACGCCATATTTACAACAACCTTTAAATTTAGGAGCAGATATTGTAATGCATTCTGCAACAAAATATTTAGGAGGGCATTCCGATTTAATAATGGGAGCTTTAGTTGTAAAAGATGCAAAATTAGCAGAAGAAATTCATTTTATACAATTTGCAGCAGGTGCAATTGCAGGGCCAATGGATTCTTTTTTAGCATTAAGAGGCATAAAAACTTTGCATATTAGAATGCAGCGTCATTGTGAAAATGCTATTGAAGTTGCTCAGTTTTTAAAAAATCATCCGAAAGTTGGTGCTGTTTATTTTCCGGGTTTAAATGACCATCCAAATCATGAGATTGCTAAAAAACAAATGAAGAATTTTGGTGGTGTTGTTTCATTTACTCTAAAGGATGAAAGCAAAGATGCCACTTTTAAATTTTTAGAAAATATAAAACTTTTTACCTTGGCAGAATCTTTAGGAGGTGTGGAAAGTATGGTAAATCATTCAGCAACAATGTCTCATGCATCAGTTACAAAAGAAGCGCGTTTAAAAATGGGAATAACAGATTCTTTAATGCGTTTAAGTGTTGGAATTGAAGATATAGAGGATTTGTTAGCAGATTTAGAGAAGGCTTTAAAGTTAAAATAA